Below is a genomic region from Cydia strobilella chromosome 1, ilCydStro3.1, whole genome shotgun sequence.
gacccggacagccggacacggactcggactcggatccggacccacaCCCGGAcctggaaatgctactagaaaagtgggttaggtgggtgggttttgatttttgaactgcgattctcacagaacagaactgctatcagaaaagtaggttaggttaggttagagctgtgacccttacagaaacgaaatgctattagaaaagtaggttaggttaggttagaactgcgacccttacaaaaacgaaatgctactagaaaagtgggtggttttacctccttttctacataattaggcaaaagatggtctttttcatttcattgtctggaatctaagagtgcaccatcaacaataagtgaactttcagcggcattgaagtcggtttttatttcttaaaaattatgactTTCTGGAACATGTCTTTGGTATGGGCAGTTGCAGCATGGCTTTCAATTTCCTCACACAACGCATAAATTGAGTTATTTTTATCACGTCTGTATGCCCTTTTTACGCACGTGTGTAGTCTGGAGTATTCCGTCCTTGTCATTTCCGTATTGAGGCCTTGTTCTTTAAGAGTCCTCTGACGCTCAATAAGTTCCCATGTAGCATCAGTTCTCCATGGTTTCCGGTTCGCTGGACCGGACTGGTTGCTTAATAGAGGGGGTGACTTCTTTCGCTGTTTTTGACACAGCGGCCTTGAAGCTACTGTACACCAAGATGTCTCTGTGTCTTCAAAAGGATCACTGACAACGTCCTTTATCTTGAGAGGCAACCTTTTGAATTCTCGCACTCATTAGCTTGCTTCATAAATGTAGATTGTTGACACTGACATTGTCATTGTCAATGTCAATCTGAGATGTCAATCTCAATTGACAAACAAATTTGCGGTGTTCGGTTCATTTCGTATCTTGATGATGCAAATTTACATTATAAATCGTgatattcattaaaattattccAATGGTGGATTAATTAGAACAAAGTTGAACATGCCTTTCTCCAAAACTGCAATATCTCTTCTGTGCGTGTTGTTATTACTTTCAATATTTGTGATGAATTTGCTTAACAGTATTGCGACGGATCACAGTTACTCTGAAAACCAGAGAGAAGGCGAAAATTTCACTAAATACTTGGCTGATAAATACGGGCACATAACAGACGCAAAGGAAAATTTAATATGGTTTATGCAAGTAAGTTTATGGGTGATACATATCCAATTAAAAGGGAAGTCTTTAACTCCCAAGTAGCTACTTTTGTTTCATCGTATCGATTCGAGCAGCGTTCTATATTAAACTAAGAAttgttggtcaaaccaaattgtcagtaaataataacaaaaaaaaactactcatccttttcttttgggtgctagtactagtgtaaaacaaagatagtatgattctctttgtctatgtttaaattgagacagtcctttgaccaactataataccAGTATTCGATTATCCAAGGTTAGCTATAGAAAAATTTCAAAACATCAacataagtaagtacttatctaCTACAAGTTTAAAGGAAAGCATGAATAATACatagaaacatttttatttaacttaacaATAGAGTAGGTAACTTTATCTATTAGAGCAATTTAGTGAAGACAACACTTAGGACCAACACTGTCTAGCCCTATGGATTGGTGCTTTAAGAACCTACTAAATGGAGAGGGAATCTAAAGCCACCTGCGGCTCTTTAAAGGTATAAATGCAGCTCTTTAGGCCACATAATAGGTTAACACATGAGTGTTCTTAGGCCActgaaaacagcaaaaaatatatattcctaTTTGCCTTGATATTTCTTtgttataaattttgtttttagatATCGGACATCCATTTAAGCATATTTAGGGATCCAGGGAGAATATCACAGTTTCAGCAATTTTGTGATAGCActgtgaaaaaaataaaaccagcAATTGTGCTGGCAACTGGGGACTTGACTGATGCGAAAGCCAAAGATAACCTAGGCAGCTCCCAGGTTAAGACGGAATGGGTTTATTACCACAATATTATTAAAGAATCCAGAGTCACAGAAGAAACTGTTTGGTTAGACATAAGAGGCAATCATGGTATGAATATTAACATCTTGTCATATTATTGATTTCTTTCCACATTCTCtttttaataatgaaaaaaaaattttttactgctattttttgcattttactctGTCTAATTCTATTTCAATATTACTTTGTATTGTCAAGTAAtcaaatttgttttaattttacagataattttaacattagaaCATTAAACtcacaagaaaatttcttcagAAACTTTTCTGTTCAGGGAAAAACATATCCTAAATCATATGTGCATTTTGAAGAGAAGAATGGTGTTAGGGTTGCATTTATTGGCATAGATGCATGCCCAGAGCCTGGTTTGAGGAGACCTTTCAACTTTGTTGGTATTCTTGACAGtcaagaacaaaaacaaataaaaaaattacaagcagAGGCAAATGCAAAAGCTGATCATATTGTTTGGTTTGGGCACTACCCTACATCATGCATCCTATCACTTGACACAGGCACTGAGAAGCTGAATCTGAGGACACTGATTGGTGACAGCAAAGGTTCTCAAGTATATGTGTGTGGGCATCTGCACACTATGGCTGGCCGTGTTCCTAAAATGTACACAAGGCATAGAAAAGGATACATGGAAATTGAACTAGGAGATTGGAAGGACAACAGAATGTATCGCCTTGCAGCCATAGATCATGGTATATTTTCATTTGTAGATCAGAAACATAACACATGGCCTCTTGTGTTGGTCACAAACCCAAAACATGCAAAATATACTTTGCCTGGAAGGGAACCCCTGCAACTGATACCAGATTCAACTCATATAAGGATC
It encodes:
- the LOC134742076 gene encoding transmembrane protein 62-like; this translates as MPFSKTAISLLCVLLLLSIFVMNLLNSIATDHSYSENQREGENFTKYLADKYGHITDAKENLIWFMQISDIHLSIFRDPGRISQFQQFCDSTVKKIKPAIVLATGDLTDAKAKDNLGSSQVKTEWVYYHNIIKESRVTEETVWLDIRGNHDNFNIRTLNSQENFFRNFSVQGKTYPKSYVHFEEKNGVRVAFIGIDACPEPGLRRPFNFVGILDSQEQKQIKKLQAEANAKADHIVWFGHYPTSCILSLDTGTEKLNLRTLIGDSKGSQVYVCGHLHTMAGRVPKMYTRHRKGYMEIELGDWKDNRMYRLAAIDHGIFSFVDQKHNTWPLVLVTNPKHAKYTLPGREPLQLIPDSTHIRILAFSDVNIDTVQISFDKISWMNCKHSEGPLYVCQWLPHLFLRDINYLYVTVSDELGKQAFVEHPFSMDGSTLNFDIMARILLMLDARVVFQAIFGTLLLMNVFPLVYLRWQKQPPRCRRRLTRYVLRSLWLLSKIDKIYYSIVLYAVYVPLGPWAVGELIDGHVGVVFAWGILIKGTFLPEPFTYMYGGVQLLFIQIPLIFVLSHTLQNRLYSSYSRGFKRLIHNLPFIMLLSVQLLLAYFFWLEYGSLAFIFGPLRTWSVLLSITLWYKILTLPPDYCRKLVHLNEHTPS